In Carnobacterium sp. CP1, the following are encoded in one genomic region:
- a CDS encoding DUF1700 domain-containing protein, giving the protein MNKEHFLIELKLNLTDLPPEKVSAILAEYEEKFAAELTAGKFEEQIANELGHPKQLAAERLIQFGIKPKPKEASYSQGDWVELDSEPGELNDEIEAQQSYSPFVQFIKAVFIIGFNLFFVLIPMIVLLFCLLGAWITGIAFSFAPIFGIFALLGTYSVATVFQTFMTILICGIGLVMLAVCYSFTRVLTKLFRRYLVWMRRAIVGGRLA; this is encoded by the coding sequence ATGAACAAAGAACATTTTTTAATCGAATTAAAACTGAACTTAACCGACTTGCCGCCAGAAAAAGTTTCTGCTATTTTAGCTGAATACGAAGAAAAATTTGCAGCAGAACTTACAGCTGGAAAATTTGAAGAACAAATAGCAAACGAATTAGGGCATCCAAAACAGTTAGCCGCCGAACGGTTAATTCAATTTGGCATCAAACCAAAACCAAAAGAAGCCAGCTATAGTCAAGGCGATTGGGTAGAATTAGACTCTGAACCAGGAGAATTAAATGATGAAATTGAAGCGCAGCAGTCTTATTCGCCTTTTGTTCAGTTTATCAAAGCTGTTTTCATCATTGGCTTTAATCTGTTTTTTGTTTTAATCCCCATGATCGTCTTGCTTTTTTGTCTCTTGGGGGCTTGGATAACCGGCATTGCATTTAGCTTCGCTCCTATTTTCGGTATTTTTGCTTTGCTTGGAACTTATTCCGTTGCAACAGTCTTCCAAACGTTTATGACTATTTTGATTTGCGGAATCGGCTTGGTAATGCTTGCTGTTTGTTATTCTTTCACACGCGTATTAACTAAACTGTTTAGACGTTATCTAGTATGGATGAGACGCGCTATAGTAGGAGGACGATTAGCATGA
- a CDS encoding DUF4097 family beta strand repeat-containing protein, with the protein MKKNTLALLAVGLFFIAIGGIGAALTYQKAFDSVHFDHQETVAVEDIQNLSITGTSAAVYLTKTNAKEISVNVEGLNADSKVYTLDSNKNSETLHLNINEMEQSSNTILDYLNTGIVRVTIEIPDSIETLSLSTETGTVSISHLTLSALSIKTDVGSIDINDSQLDQLNVKNTAGVTDITQSIFQQLTIDSDAGSANLTKVVADETEITTDVGQIDFSQVTGKLTAQTNAGAIVLSNPTIDQDVTLTTNFGTITVLTENTPENLTIETSHQLGEVSLFDKAESKALFGNGTHLMKLTTDTGTISVSTAPDEEYTSEYN; encoded by the coding sequence ATGAAGAAAAATACACTTGCGTTATTAGCTGTAGGACTGTTCTTTATTGCCATTGGCGGCATAGGCGCAGCTCTTACTTATCAAAAAGCTTTTGATTCGGTTCATTTTGATCACCAAGAAACTGTAGCTGTCGAAGACATTCAAAACCTCTCTATCACTGGAACTTCAGCCGCTGTCTATCTTACAAAAACAAACGCCAAAGAAATATCTGTTAACGTTGAAGGCCTAAATGCAGATTCGAAAGTATACACACTAGATTCCAACAAAAACAGCGAGACCTTGCACTTAAACATCAATGAAATGGAACAATCTTCCAATACCATTTTAGACTACCTGAACACCGGTATTGTTCGCGTGACCATCGAAATTCCTGATTCCATCGAGACTCTTTCTCTCAGTACAGAAACAGGAACTGTTTCCATAAGTCATTTGACCCTTTCTGCTCTCTCAATCAAAACGGATGTAGGTTCTATAGATATAAACGATAGTCAGCTAGATCAGTTGAACGTCAAAAACACAGCCGGAGTTACTGACATCACTCAATCTATTTTTCAACAGTTGACGATTGATTCGGACGCTGGTTCGGCTAATCTGACTAAGGTTGTAGCTGATGAAACAGAGATAACCACCGACGTTGGGCAAATCGATTTTTCTCAAGTAACCGGAAAATTAACAGCTCAAACAAATGCTGGCGCTATCGTGCTATCGAATCCAACGATTGACCAAGATGTTACGCTCACAACCAACTTTGGAACCATTACTGTTTTAACTGAAAACACTCCAGAAAATCTAACAATTGAAACGTCTCACCAGCTAGGGGAGGTCTCTCTTTTTGACAAAGCAGAATCTAAGGCTCTTTTTGGGAATGGGACCCATCTTATGAAGTTGACTACAGATACTGGTACTATCTCTGTTTCTACTGCGCCTGATGAAGAATACACTTCAGAATACAACTAA